The following proteins come from a genomic window of Solwaraspora sp. WMMA2065:
- a CDS encoding LemA family protein, with translation MELAIGLFCLICIVVVVFAGYGVAVYNGLVTARNAFRNAFAQIDVQLTRRHDLIPNLVEVAKGYMRHEREALEAVIAARGGAVDAQAAATGKPGDPAAMQQLAGAENMLTQSLGRLFALSEAYPDLKANQNMMQLTEELTSTENRVAFARQAYNDAVMGYNNKRERFPGSIVASMFSFSPAALFEVDDPQQRQAPQVNF, from the coding sequence ATGGAACTGGCCATCGGGCTCTTCTGCCTGATTTGTATAGTTGTGGTAGTCTTCGCCGGGTACGGCGTCGCGGTGTACAACGGACTGGTCACCGCCCGTAACGCGTTCCGGAACGCGTTCGCCCAGATCGACGTACAGCTGACCCGACGCCACGACCTCATCCCCAACCTCGTCGAGGTTGCCAAGGGGTACATGAGACACGAACGTGAGGCGCTCGAAGCGGTGATCGCCGCTCGCGGCGGCGCGGTCGACGCGCAGGCCGCCGCGACCGGTAAGCCGGGCGACCCCGCAGCGATGCAGCAGCTAGCCGGGGCCGAGAACATGCTGACCCAGAGCCTGGGAAGGCTGTTCGCGCTCTCCGAGGCGTACCCGGACCTCAAGGCCAACCAGAACATGATGCAGCTGACCGAGGAGCTGACCTCCACCGAGAACCGGGTCGCGTTCGCCCGGCAGGCCTACAACGACGCGGTGATGGGCTACAACAACAAGCGGGAACGCTTCCCCGGCAGCATCGTGGCGAGCATGTTCTCGTTCAGCCCGGCCGCCCTGTTCGAGGTCGACGATCCGCAGCAGCGGCAGGCTCCCCAGGTGAACTTCTGA
- a CDS encoding M48 family metallopeptidase — MNFFERQRQVRRVSARLVVLFVAAVVGIVAVVDLAVFVVFDGASRQPVALLGMLVVTSLATVAVIGLAALVRTVTLRGGGGRVARELGGVPVPPDTIDPQLRRLRNVVEEIAIASSVPVPEIYLLPREEGINAFAAGWSTSDAAIAVTRGTLERLNRDELQGVIAHEFSHVVNGDMRLNIRLMGLLFGILFLAVIGRGLLRTGFVSGGRSRSDNRGGNPLPLIGLAMVAAGYVGVLVGRLIKASVSRQREYLADASAVQFTRQTAGLAGALKKIAGLPAGSQLKSPKSEEVGHMLFGPGGRLTALFSTHPPIADRIKALDPSFDATELTTLSRRWAAAPPSGLAEDRALGLTGGTPGGAALPADAALPADDTQVPMDPAQVVDRIGAPPASAYQHAADLLSRIPQELTEQARRPDTVAPLILGLLLSADPQVRAGQHAAIAQRYGSALADAAWQAGARTAGLHPMLRLPLAEVAFPALAQRSPADRDALADAMATLVRADGRISVFEYCLSRLVGDELRESLRPSSKPGHGRRTLRASQPAVQTLLSVLAQAGHPDPAAAQRAFAAGAAHALPEASARFTPPAGGVLELESVWPLLDELRPVEKSRLVAAAVAVIGHDGVMTVPEVELLRTICLILHSPLPPLPVPA; from the coding sequence ATGAACTTCTTCGAACGGCAACGTCAGGTCCGACGGGTCTCCGCCCGGCTGGTCGTGCTGTTCGTGGCCGCCGTCGTCGGCATCGTGGCCGTGGTCGACCTCGCCGTCTTCGTCGTCTTCGACGGCGCGTCCCGGCAACCGGTCGCGCTCCTCGGCATGCTGGTGGTGACCAGTCTGGCGACCGTCGCGGTGATCGGCCTGGCGGCGCTGGTCCGCACCGTCACGCTACGCGGTGGCGGCGGACGGGTGGCCCGGGAACTCGGCGGCGTACCGGTGCCGCCGGACACCATCGACCCGCAGCTGCGCCGGCTGCGCAACGTGGTCGAGGAGATCGCCATCGCCTCCAGCGTGCCGGTGCCGGAGATCTACCTGCTGCCGCGCGAGGAGGGGATCAACGCGTTCGCCGCCGGCTGGTCGACCTCGGATGCGGCGATCGCGGTCACCCGTGGCACGCTGGAGCGGCTCAACCGCGACGAGCTGCAGGGCGTCATCGCCCACGAGTTCAGCCACGTGGTCAACGGCGACATGCGGCTCAACATCCGGTTGATGGGGCTGCTGTTCGGCATCCTGTTCCTGGCGGTGATCGGCCGTGGCCTACTGCGCACCGGATTCGTCAGCGGTGGCCGCTCCCGCAGCGACAACCGGGGCGGCAATCCGCTGCCGCTGATCGGGCTGGCGATGGTCGCCGCCGGGTACGTCGGTGTGCTGGTCGGCCGACTGATCAAAGCGTCGGTGTCCCGGCAACGCGAGTACCTGGCCGACGCGTCGGCCGTGCAGTTCACCCGGCAGACCGCCGGGCTGGCCGGTGCGCTCAAGAAGATCGCCGGGCTGCCCGCCGGGTCACAGTTGAAGAGTCCGAAGTCCGAAGAGGTCGGCCACATGCTGTTCGGCCCGGGTGGCAGGCTGACCGCGCTGTTCTCGACGCATCCGCCGATCGCCGACCGGATCAAGGCACTCGATCCCAGCTTCGACGCGACCGAGCTGACCACACTGTCCCGGCGGTGGGCGGCGGCCCCGCCGTCCGGGCTGGCCGAGGACCGCGCGCTCGGGCTCACCGGCGGCACCCCGGGCGGCGCCGCGTTGCCCGCCGACGCCGCGTTGCCCGCCGACGACACCCAGGTGCCGATGGACCCGGCCCAGGTTGTCGACCGGATCGGCGCGCCGCCGGCGAGCGCCTACCAACACGCCGCCGACCTGCTCTCCCGGATCCCGCAGGAGCTGACGGAGCAGGCCCGTCGACCGGACACAGTGGCACCGTTGATCCTCGGCCTGCTGCTGTCGGCCGACCCGCAGGTCCGCGCCGGCCAGCATGCCGCCATCGCCCAGCGGTACGGCTCCGCGCTCGCCGACGCCGCCTGGCAGGCCGGTGCGCGCACCGCCGGCCTGCACCCGATGCTACGGCTGCCGCTGGCCGAGGTCGCCTTCCCCGCGTTGGCGCAGCGGTCACCGGCCGACCGGGACGCGCTCGCCGACGCGATGGCCACCCTGGTCCGGGCCGACGGGCGGATCAGCGTCTTCGAGTACTGCCTGTCCCGGCTCGTCGGCGACGAGCTGCGCGAATCGCTGCGGCCATCGTCGAAGCCGGGCCACGGCCGCCGTACGCTGCGCGCCAGCCAACCGGCTGTACAGACGCTGCTCAGCGTGCTCGCCCAGGCCGGGCACCCGGACCCGGCCGCCGCGCAGCGGGCCTTCGCCGCCGGTGCGGCGCATGCTCTGCCCGAGGCATCCGCCCGGTTCACCCCGCCTGCGGGCGGCGTACTGGAACTGGAATCGGTCTGGCCGCTCCTCGACGAACTGCGCCCGGTGGAGAAGTCCCGGCTGGTGGCGGCGGCGGTCGCGGTGATCGGACACGACGGGGTGATGACCGTGCCGGAGGTCGAGCTGCTGCGGACCATCTGCCTGATCCTGCACAGCCCACTGCCACCACTTCCGGTGCCGGCCTGA
- a CDS encoding DUF397 domain-containing protein, whose amino-acid sequence MSDLTGAERRKSSQSSSQGNCVEVATNYPGIVAVRDSKDREGATLIFTSHGRDAFLVFATVTR is encoded by the coding sequence ATGTCTGATCTGACCGGTGCGGAGCGGCGGAAGAGCAGCCAAAGTAGCTCACAAGGCAACTGTGTCGAGGTTGCAACTAACTACCCAGGAATCGTCGCTGTCCGGGACAGCAAAGATAGGGAAGGGGCGACGTTGATCTTCACGTCCCACGGACGGGATGCCTTCCTCGTTTTCGCCACAGTAACGAGGTAG
- a CDS encoding SDR family NAD(P)-dependent oxidoreductase, with amino-acid sequence MTSDVQRVAVVTGANRGLGRAIAQQLAQAGLHVVVTARSVEAAERTAAELTGLGLPASGHQLDITDPASVARAMADVGYQYGRLDVLVNNAAIAIDRGQAASAADMEKVAATLDANLIGTWRCCTAAIPEMKRNGYGRIVNVTSHMGTSAEMGTGSVSYRVSKAGVNAFTQILAAELHEHNILVNAASPGKVDTRLAYGKANDTPGEAADTFTWLATLPDDGPTGDLFYNRKLLPW; translated from the coding sequence ATGACATCGGACGTCCAGCGGGTAGCCGTCGTCACCGGAGCCAACCGAGGGCTCGGCCGAGCAATCGCCCAGCAGCTTGCACAGGCCGGCCTCCACGTCGTGGTCACCGCCAGAAGCGTCGAAGCCGCAGAGCGCACCGCCGCCGAGCTGACCGGCCTCGGCCTGCCTGCCTCCGGCCACCAGCTCGACATCACCGACCCCGCCAGCGTCGCGCGCGCCATGGCCGACGTCGGCTACCAGTACGGCCGGCTCGACGTCCTGGTCAACAACGCTGCCATCGCCATCGACCGAGGCCAGGCAGCCAGCGCGGCCGACATGGAGAAGGTCGCTGCGACCCTCGACGCGAACCTCATCGGCACCTGGCGCTGCTGCACCGCCGCCATCCCGGAGATGAAGCGAAATGGGTACGGCCGGATCGTCAACGTCACCAGCCACATGGGTACGTCCGCCGAAATGGGCACCGGCAGCGTCTCCTACCGAGTCTCCAAAGCAGGCGTCAACGCGTTCACCCAGATCCTCGCCGCAGAGCTACACGAGCACAACATCCTCGTCAACGCGGCGTCGCCGGGGAAGGTCGACACCCGCCTCGCCTACGGAAAAGCCAATGACACTCCCGGCGAAGCAGCCGACACCTTCACCTGGCTGGCCACGCTCCCCGACGATGGACCCACCGGCGACCTCTTCTACAACCGCAAGCTACTACCCTGGTAG
- a CDS encoding transcriptional regulator has translation MRVRSVPVAAGPRRRLNTAARREKAWRWERWGVVPDLATQCALADELGVPRQAVRELGWPHWLPVGQRIDTDTPWTMDGGLTLLRETAGAAVLDRRGFMILGVGAAATLAQQWLTLDPPPLRSGLDGGPLDASLVDCFEQRLPTLRQIDALLGGGSVRDVVDAELRLVTDLLNNSSYADSIRRRMFAVATELGRIAGWASFDAGHQAAAERYWVAALHTAHLADDRTAGANILKCMSLQRVDSDRADEALALATAAVNGAGDAPARVLAMFATRQARAHAALNDASAAERCLTSAETHMARADDEPGPAWAGYFDQAEYCAQVAACYLMLDRYQNADRWLAQALDLQPTTRSRDRATYLIWRADVAASLGDVEQACAYVHRAAPEVVKTRSLRNHHRLMGIHSRLTKYDTPATRELDERVRGLVA, from the coding sequence GTGCGCGTACGGTCCGTGCCGGTCGCCGCAGGCCCGCGCCGGCGGCTGAACACCGCTGCCCGACGCGAGAAAGCGTGGCGCTGGGAGCGTTGGGGCGTCGTGCCCGACCTCGCAACTCAGTGCGCGCTCGCCGACGAGTTGGGCGTACCGCGTCAGGCGGTCCGCGAGCTGGGCTGGCCCCATTGGCTACCGGTCGGTCAGCGGATCGATACCGACACCCCTTGGACGATGGACGGCGGATTGACGCTGTTGAGAGAGACGGCGGGAGCAGCAGTGTTGGATCGGCGCGGGTTCATGATCCTCGGTGTCGGCGCGGCGGCGACACTCGCACAGCAGTGGCTCACGCTTGATCCGCCACCGTTGCGTTCGGGGCTGGACGGCGGCCCACTCGACGCCTCGCTCGTCGACTGCTTCGAGCAGCGCCTCCCCACTCTCCGGCAGATCGACGCGCTCCTCGGCGGCGGCAGCGTCCGTGACGTCGTGGACGCGGAGTTGCGACTCGTCACCGACCTCTTGAACAACAGCTCCTACGCCGACAGCATCCGCCGACGGATGTTCGCAGTCGCCACCGAACTCGGCAGGATCGCAGGCTGGGCCAGCTTCGACGCCGGCCACCAGGCCGCAGCCGAGCGCTACTGGGTCGCCGCGCTGCACACCGCGCACCTCGCCGACGACCGAACCGCCGGCGCGAACATTCTGAAGTGCATGAGTCTGCAGCGAGTCGACAGCGACCGGGCAGACGAAGCACTCGCACTGGCAACCGCCGCCGTCAACGGAGCCGGGGACGCTCCCGCGCGGGTCCTGGCGATGTTCGCCACGCGCCAGGCCCGCGCCCACGCCGCCCTCAACGACGCCAGTGCAGCGGAGCGCTGCCTCACCAGCGCCGAAACGCACATGGCCCGAGCAGACGACGAGCCCGGCCCTGCCTGGGCGGGCTACTTCGACCAAGCCGAGTACTGCGCTCAGGTCGCGGCCTGCTACCTGATGCTCGACCGGTACCAGAACGCCGACCGCTGGCTCGCCCAAGCCTTGGATCTGCAACCCACGACCCGTAGCCGGGACCGCGCCACCTACCTGATCTGGCGAGCAGACGTCGCCGCCAGCCTCGGCGACGTCGAACAAGCCTGCGCCTACGTACACCGCGCAGCACCCGAGGTCGTGAAGACCCGCTCGCTACGGAATCATCACCGGCTGATGGGCATCCACAGCCGCCTTACCAAGTACGACACCCCCGCCACCCGCGAGTTGGACGAACGCGTACGGGGTCTGGTCGCATAG
- a CDS encoding GNAT family N-acetyltransferase, producing the protein MEPTGRHHHLAFLAAAPWLRRRGIGSALLAAHHARLDRIGMPAVVEASSQRQRVFHERHGYRIVRVAHLPAGGPPLWAMRRSGDPVDQPPMAVARRVG; encoded by the coding sequence GTGGAGCCGACCGGCCGGCACCACCATCTGGCGTTCCTGGCGGCGGCACCCTGGCTGAGACGGCGAGGCATCGGGTCGGCGCTGCTGGCCGCGCATCATGCCCGGCTCGACCGGATCGGGATGCCGGCCGTGGTCGAGGCGAGCAGCCAGCGACAGCGGGTGTTCCACGAACGCCACGGCTACCGGATCGTCCGGGTGGCCCACCTGCCGGCCGGCGGCCCACCGCTGTGGGCGATGCGCCGCTCCGGTGACCCGGTCGACCAACCGCCCATGGCGGTAGCCCGGCGTGTCGGCTGA